A section of the Scomber scombrus chromosome 24, fScoSco1.1, whole genome shotgun sequence genome encodes:
- the cfap221 gene encoding cilia- and flagella-associated protein 221 has protein sequence MELAFSGPHIVPEPLRRGTPLPLNQLVEESRSRANIPNHLLESKIYTKVKTNSLIQAEPSMLHFSGFELGKDYLKSLKLINISSEVMNIHIIPTQTKHFQTTYTKKYRLIPGLAYTLKVQFCPDEWRYFYDCVRVHCKGEENLLIPVHAYPVIDDLRIPPHINLPAVPLGQSVSRAIPLRCSCPIDFEVQVFVIQPHEAFSIHPLAGIIPANGELKILVTFTPFQYETSQVTIQLVISQFNTKPYLCTITGSSTPHLALSQLKRKPSRGDAASAESKGSSPTTRVLPRSKNKYRSIKDADKSKTVRDQTGIKPGLKPQMDVCTPAGVAKMLIKDTNKLSSKDLREVISSGGMVGLQNRQMKEALFIKKVQQNVKEEQANQHRWQIHLGKDPMSEHTRRQVVEDREIALHEYMVKRGDVKQEKDFASGPAKLSSIRVLCEAGQAPEGVPSFQYYSSFHWELRQRALRLFQQAARKVVIRCLMNRRLASLRKLCDSMMNLPSAQKEDKTCDLKISSERIFPFSFPVFSEEADQLAPSNLASVPVDPIDVTVTARIPFFKLQVPQHYKLMGYQPVSAWEAFNFYKPSNLARPLRTGAPNELVPQSPRAEEEQQHENEEADVEVKEAPDNLTFRAPEALLRPVPANPLRIFNPAPGLQTYKPTPKYLESDLEFHLCPLPRYTKPEINMCGVNTQTQHTQRKFLDRKGVIKGVMTWTNFDSVALNCLSKQPTLTSDFAPRRSVDYSTDILPLTAPPPLTGPPDDLTAPTDKPCEGSGVQLTPEMIRAEFLSAEVLVSNSNTGVTARHQRERQIEATYTSEFSQMEKRVMGKLKRLGVNKRTSHPPGEDLE, from the exons ATGGAGTTGGCCTTCTCTGGCCCGCACATAGTACCAGAGCCTCTCAGGAGAGGGACTCCTCTGCCTCTGAACCAGCTGGTGGAGGAGAGCAGAAGCAGAGCCAACATCCCCAATCATCTACTGGAATCAA AAATCTATACCAAAGTAAAAACCAACAGCCTGATCCAAGCAGAGCCCTCAATGCTTCACTTCAGTGGGTTTGAGCTGGGGAAGGATTACCTAAAGAGCCTG aAACTAATCAACATCTCATCCGAGGTAATGAATATTCATATCATCCCCACCCAAACCAAGCACTTCCAAACAACTTACACCAAAAAg TACCGACTCATCCCCGGGCTCGCCTACACACTGAAGGTCCAGTTCTGTCCCGATGAGTGGCGTTACTTCTATGACTGCGTGCGGGTTCACTGCAAG GGGGAGGAGAACCTATTAATTCCAGTTCATGCTTACCCTGTCATCGATGACCTGCGCATCCCTCCTCATATCAACCTACCAGCCGTACCACTTGGACAAAg TGTGAGCCGCGCTATTCCTCTGAGATGCAGCTGCCCCATTGATTTTGAGGTTCAAGTGTTTGTTATTCAGCCCCATGAGGCCTTCTCCATCCATCCTCTAGCAG GTATAATACCAGCCAACGGTGAGCTAAAGATCCTGGTGACCTTCACTCCTTTCCAGTATGAGACTTCTCAGGTCACCATCCAGCTGGTCATCTCCCAGTTCAACACCAAACCTTACCTCTGCACCATTACTGGGAGCTCGACCCCTCACCTAGCCCTCAG TCAGCTGAAAAGAAAGCCGAGTCGGGGAGATGCAGCATCTGCAGAGTCCAAAGGATCTTCACCCACCACCCGAGTCCTACCTCgaagtaaaaacaaatacagatcAATCAAGGATGCAGACAAATCAAAG ACAGTGAGAGATCAGACTGGGATTAAGCCTGGATTGAAGCCTCAGATGGATGTTTGTACCCCTGCAGGGGTGGCAAAGATGCTGATCAAAGACACCAATAAGCTGAGCTCTAAAGACCTGAGGGAAG TCATATCCAGCGGCGGTATGGTGGGTCTACAAAACAGGCAGATGAAGGAGGCCCTCTTCATAAAAAAGGTTCAACAGAATGTGAAGGAGGAGCAAGCCAACCAACACAGATG GCAGATTCATCTGGGTAAGGATCCCATGTCAGAGCACACTAGGAGGCAAGTGGTGGAGGACAGAGAGATCGCACTACATGAATACATG GTAAAAAGGGGGGATGTAAAGCAGGAGAAAGACTTTGCCAGTGGACCCGCTAAACTTTCCTCTATACGGGTGCTTTGTGAAGCAGGACAG GCCCCAGAGGGAGTCCCATCCTTCCAGTATTACTCCAGCTTTCACTGGGAGCTGAGACAGAGAGCCCTGAGGCTGTTCCAGCAGGCAGCACGCAAG GTTGTGATCCGATGTCTCATGAACCGGAGATTGGCCTCATTGAGGAAACTGTGTGACAGTATGATGAACCTGCCCTCGGCACAGAAAG AAGATAAGACATGTGATCTGAAGATCTCCTCAGAGAGAatctttccattttctttccCCGTTTTCTCTGAAGAAGCTGACCAGCTG GCTCCCAGTAATTTAGCCTCAGTGCCTGTGGATCCTATTGATGTGACTGTGACAGCGCGTATCCCTTTCTTCAAGCTTCAA GTTCCTCAGCACTATAAGCTTATGGGATACCAGCCTGTATCAGCCTGGGAGGCATTTAACTTTTATAAACCCTCTAATTTGGCCAGACCGCTTCGTACTGGAGCTCCG AATGAGCTGGTACCACAGTCTcccagagcagaggaggaacagCAGCATGAAAATGAAGAGGCGGATGTAGAAGTAAAGGAGGCTCCAGATAATCTGACCTTCAGAGCCCCCGAAGCTCTGCTCAGACCTGTTCCGGCCAACCCACTCAGAATCTTT AACCCAGCTCCAGGCCTCCAGACTTACAAACCGACTCCTAAATACCTAGAGAGTGATTTGGAGTTCCACCTCTGCCCTTTGCCCAG GTATACAAAACCTGAGATCAACATGTGTGGCGTCAATACACAAACTCAACACACTCAGAGGAAGTTTCTGGACCGCAAG ggAGTGATCAAAGGAGTCATGACATGGACAAATTTTGATTCTGTCGCCTTGAACTGTCTGTCCAAGCAGCCAACTCTCACCAGTGACTTTGCTCCACGCAG GTCTGTCGACTACAGCACCGATATACTTCCACTCacagcacctcctcctctcaccgGCCCTCCTGATGATCTGACAGCACCAACGGACAAACC GTGCGAAGGCTCGGGAGTCCAGCTGACACCAGAGATGATCAGAGCAGAATTCCTCTCTGCAGAAGTGCTGGTCTCCAATAGCAACACAGGAGTGACAGCTAG GCACCAGAGAGAGCGTCAGATAGAAGCGACCTACACGTCCGAGTTCAGCCAGATGGAAAAAAGAGTGATGGGCAAGCTGAAGCGTCTTGGAGTCAATAAGAGAACTTCTCATCCACCAGGAGAGGACCTTGAATAG
- the sctr gene encoding secretin receptor, which yields MRKLELIGVLLAAQAKLSSGCHPHGHLVREEEKCMTDLLHFQSHHATENNSIHCKGMWDDLNCWPPASLGETVSQPCPDFFNAEGKVYRNCTANGWTDPLVPHEDACGYTFNETLHFLPEPPDSHLYFSYVKTMYTAGYAISLISLTIAITIFCLFRKLHCTRNYIHIQLFISFILKAIFIFIRDSLLFTDEELYHCDYYPVACKVVVMFSNYSILANYSWLLVEGHFLFTLVSRSFFSLKKHFVWYIILSWGIPMIIILSWGCAKYFYEDEGCWETRIHEWILWILRVPVLLSIFMNLIFFMGILRILVSKLRMPDSQRNEFSQYKRLIKSTFFLVALFGLQYILFVFLPIQVSSLVFKIWTSAELALSSTQGFVVAVLYSFMNGEVQIEIQRRWRRWKLTQHLPSRPRQYRSSISQSGSPHTQVSLLPCSPGSPTTSGLPVDTLDVI from the exons ATGAGAAAACTTGAACTTATTGGAGTGCTACTGGCAGCCCAG GCAAAGCTGTCATCAGGTTGCCATCCTCATGGTCACCTcgtcagagaggaggaaaagtgCATGACAGatctgctgcattttcagtCACACCACGCAACAG AAAACAATAGTATACACTGTAAGGGAATGTGGGATGACCTTAACTGCTGGCCACCTGCTTCTCTCGGGGAAACTGTCTCTCAGCCATGTCCGGACTTTTTCAACGCGGAAG GTAAAGTGTATCGTAACTGCACTGCCAATGGATGGACAGACCCGCTTGTTCCGCATGAAGACGCATGTGGCTACACTTTCAATGAGACACTCCACTTTCTCCCAGAG CCACCAGATTCTCATTTGTATTTCTCCTACGTGAAGACCATGTATACAGCTGGATATGCAatatctctcatctctctcaccATCGCCATCACCATATTCTGTCTGTTTAG GAAGCTACACTGTACCAGGAACTACATTCACATCCAGCTGTTCATCTCCTTTATCCTGAAAgcaatcttcatcttcatcagagACTCTCTGCTATTCACCGATGAAGAGCTCTACCACTGTGACTATTACCCG GTGGCATGCAAAGTCGTGGTGATGTTTTCAAACTACTCCATCCTGGCAAACTACAGCTGGCTGCTGGTGGAaggtcacttcctgtttacgCTGGTGAGCCGCTCCTTCTTCTCCCTGAAGAAACACTTCGTCTGGTACATCATCCTCAGCTGGG GTATACCAATGATCATTATTCTCTCCTGGGGTTGTGCCAAGTATTTTTATGAGGATGAAGG CTGTTGGGAAACCAGGATACATGAATGGATATTGTGGATACTTCGAGTTCCAGTTTTGCTCAGTATATTT ATGAATCTCATCTTTTTCATGGGCATTTTGAGGATACTGGTGAGCAAACTGAGAATGCCAGATTCACAGAGGAATGAATTCAGCCAGTATAA GAGGCTGATCAAATCCACATTTTTCCTGGTGGCTCTGTTTGGTCTGCAGTAcatcctgtttgttttcttaccAATTCAAGTCAGCAGCTTAGTGTTTAAGATATGGACCTCTGCTGAGCTGGCTCTGTCATCCACACAG GGTTTTGTGGTCGCGGTCCTCTACTCTTTCATGAACGGAGAG GTGCAGATTGAGATccagaggagatggaggaggtggAAGCTGACTCAGCACCTGCCCAGTCGACCCAGGCAGTATCGCAGCTCCATCAGCCAGAGCGGGTCTCCTCACACACAGGTCTCTCTGCTGCCTTGCTCTCCAGGCAGTCCGACTACCAGTGGGCTCCCTGTGGATACTCTGGACGTGATCTAA
- the LOC134006567 gene encoding acyl-CoA-binding protein-like, with amino-acid sequence MTIFVSACIFCPYKEAFEKAAEEAKVLKQRPTREELSDLYGLYKQATAGDVNIDRPGMFDIIGKGKWDAWNEKKGLSKEEAMALYIELVEKLKAIYGI; translated from the exons ATGACT ATCTTTGTATCAGCTTGTATTTTCTGTCCCTACAAGGAAGCCTTTgaaaaagcagcagaagaagcCAAAGTATTGAAACAGAGACCAACCCGTGAAGAACTGTCTGACCTTTATGGTTTATACAAACAAGCCACAGCTGGAGATGTTAACATAG ATCGTCCAGGGATGTTTGACATCATAGGAAAAGGAAAATGGGATGCGTGGAATGAAAAGAAAG GTCTGTCAAAAGAAGAAGCAATGGCCCTTTATATTGAGTTGGTGGAGAAGCTGAAAGCAATATATGGAATCTAG